A single region of the Candidatus Hydrogenedentota bacterium genome encodes:
- a CDS encoding 4Fe-4S dicluster domain-containing protein, producing the protein ESAPPEDAYGVLVDTTECVGCRKCEWACNKEHHLTQAPLEAYEDTAVFEQGRRMDDKAYTVVNRFENERNPEEPVYVKYQCMHCVQPACVSACLVGALQKDPHGAVTYDAWKCIGCRYCMVACPFEVPAYEYGNALTPAVRKCSFCFERTAREGETPACVAMCPPMALTYGKRTELIAFAHEKIAMYPDRYVDHVYGEHEAGGTSWLYLASAPLEELGLPALGDAPVQHLAETIQHSVFKFGLPPLMLFGMLGVFMKTLKDGSEDKAEAGTPES; encoded by the coding sequence GGAATCGGCGCCGCCGGAAGACGCGTACGGTGTCCTGGTGGATACCACGGAGTGCGTGGGTTGCCGGAAATGCGAGTGGGCGTGCAACAAAGAGCACCATCTGACGCAAGCGCCGCTCGAGGCCTATGAAGATACGGCGGTGTTCGAGCAGGGCCGGCGCATGGACGACAAAGCGTACACCGTGGTCAACCGGTTTGAGAACGAACGCAATCCGGAAGAGCCCGTGTACGTCAAGTATCAGTGCATGCATTGCGTGCAACCCGCGTGCGTGTCGGCGTGCCTTGTCGGCGCGTTGCAGAAGGATCCGCACGGCGCAGTCACCTATGATGCGTGGAAATGCATCGGTTGCCGGTATTGCATGGTGGCGTGCCCGTTCGAGGTGCCGGCTTACGAATACGGGAACGCGCTGACGCCGGCGGTGCGCAAGTGTTCGTTCTGCTTCGAGCGCACGGCGCGCGAAGGCGAGACGCCTGCGTGCGTGGCGATGTGCCCGCCGATGGCGCTTACGTATGGCAAGCGCACGGAGCTGATAGCGTTTGCGCACGAAAAAATCGCCATGTACCCGGACCGTTATGTGGACCATGTTTATGGAGAACATGAAGCGGGGGGGACTTCGTGGCTGTATCTGGCGAGCGCGCCGCTCGAAGAACTCGGGCTGCCCGCGCTTGGGGATGCGCCTGTGCAGCACCTGGCTGAGACCATCCAGCACAGCGTGTTCAAGTTCGGGCTGCCGCCTCTGATGTTGTTTGGGATGCTCGGCGTGTTCATGAAGACCTTGAAGGACGGTTCGGAGGACAAGGCGGAAGCAGGGACGCCGGAATCATGA